ATGGACCGCGTCAGGCCCCATCAGGATCGCGACGCCGACGATGCCCGCGCCGACACCGGCGAGCTTGAGCCCGCCCGCTTTCTCGTCCGGCGCGAACAGATGCGCGACGACGACGCCGAAGAGCGGGGTCGTGGCATTGATGATCGAGGCGAGGCCGCTGGCGATCTGGGTCTGGCCCCAGAAGATCAGGCCGAACGGGATCAGGTTGTTGAGCAGGCCCATGCCGAAGAAGGCGAGCCACATCCGCCCGCCGACACGCATCGATAGGCCTGACAGCCTGACTACGAGGAGCAGCGCGATGGCGGCCATGCCGACGCGGGCGAGCACGACGGCGAGCGGCGGCCATTCGGCGACGGCGATCTTGCCGAAGAAGAACGAGGCACCCCAGAGCAGGGAGAGCAGCAGGAGCAGCAGCCAGTCGCTCAGGTCCATGACGGGTTGCGGAGCGGGGGAGGACGACATGGTGAACCTGCTGAACAATAACGAGCCGGAGCGATAGGCTCGCCCCGGCTCTTCCTCCACCCGTTTCCTGTATCAGGCGGCTTCTGCGTCGCGCGCCTGCCACATCGCCTGGAAGGCCGGCCGTGCCTGGCAGGCATCGAGCCAGGCCTTGACGCGCGGAGCGGCCTCGAAGAGCTGCGTTGCGGGCTTCGCGTAGCGGATGATCTCGGCGACGTTGATGTCGGCGACTGTGAAGCGGCCG
Above is a genomic segment from Bosea sp. NBC_00550 containing:
- a CDS encoding DMT family transporter, coding for MSSSPAPQPVMDLSDWLLLLLLSLLWGASFFFGKIAVAEWPPLAVVLARVGMAAIALLLVVRLSGLSMRVGGRMWLAFFGMGLLNNLIPFGLIFWGQTQIASGLASIINATTPLFGVVVAHLFAPDEKAGGLKLAGVGAGIVGVAILMGPDAVHGVSGALLPQLACLAAALSYGFAALFGRRFRGMPPLVSAAGQVSATTLMTIPLVIFFHPPWLLPVPSTKVALSLVGLALLSTALAYVIFFRIMRRAGGTNVTLVTFLIPVSAILLGSVFLGEALLARHFWGMAAIAAGLALIDGRLFRMARARPA